DNA from Nymphaea colorata isolate Beijing-Zhang1983 chromosome 4, ASM883128v2, whole genome shotgun sequence:
GACTGGGGTCGCGGGCGAGGAGGTCACCGGAGTCGACCTTCGAAGTATAGACTCACGTGCCGCCGACGGTGTCACCCCGCTCGAAGACAACCACGCGGTGGCCCTCCTTCTTCAACTCCCTCGCGGCCACCAGCCCCGCCGCCCCCGCTCCGATCACCGCCACCTCCTTCGCCTTCATAGCGTCCCTCGCTGTACTCCccatctctctgtctctctcgctctccccgTGTGTGGTGGCTAGCTCCACATTCTCCAAGTAGGGAGTGAAGTTATAGACGTGAAAGGTGGATGTGAGGTCCAGCCATGTGGGAGGACAATTCATTGGATCCGGTTTAGTATCCGATCATAGATATTATTTCTAGATTTAGATCAATCAACTATGCATATCTCAGGTTAGCTTTTCTTGTTTCGGATGAACACGACACAGTGCTTTTCACACTAACTCTGTATTCGACTGTTTCTACGGTCCAGAATCCACCTTCGGGAGTCCTTTGCATGCAGGTACCCTATGCCCTCCCGATCTGATtttgtttggatctggatctgtgCATTGATTGCCAGGTTTCACAGATTGGGGACATGGGAAAGCATGTGAACGTGATGGCACATTGTTATGCGGACCTTAATTGGACCGTATCACAATAGGGAGCCCACGATCCAAGAGGAAGACAATTGTTGCATGTACGTCTCTTCCTCCAGCATCATACTCTCTCACTcgtttcaatttaaaattttttactccAACCACCTAAATGTACCATCCTTCTCATTTTCCCCTCTCccacttccttttctttcttctttttaaagtGTTACAGCCGGCTATGTCATGTTCATGTGCGGACAAACAAAGCGGGACCAAATGTGCCTGCAGTGTCTTCTTTGCTGTATTATCATGAGAAAACGTGGAAAGTGAGGCTTAATGGACTTTTGCGAGCGTTTGCAAGCATGTATccgcaaaaaataaaaaaaaagaaaaaagaacaaaggaaaagctAGTGATACAATTAAGAGTCATCAGCCAATGGTGTTGTCTGCTAGACTGCTTCTGAAAGAGTTCAAGTTGGAAAGAACATTACAACGAACGTCGCTTGTCTTGGACTAAAACAACGAACTTAGCAACTAGTTCACCTCTCTCTCCTTATatgtttatatgtgtgtgtgcacaccCCTGCCGATCGAAAGTTTCATTGACATATGTATTCATTGAAACTTTTCATcggtcacacacacacacacacacacatatatatatatatatatatatatatatatatatatatatatatatatatatatagagagagagagagagagagagagagaaagacgcacacacagagacagagaaagagatccCTCAACTCAATACCAAGATGCCTCAATGCCATCAAGATAAAATGTCTTTGTGAATTGAACGGAGAACATGCTTATTACATGCCACCCAGTTGTGCCATCCATAATTGGGCGAGAGAGAGGGGTAGGCCTCAGTTATTAAAACTCAAATTTACTGAAATCACATTTACATCTAAGATCCAAGAGTTACCAAACACGACATATCACTACTTGTCATCTATTGCTTGATTTGCTCCCTAGTTTGTAGAGCATGGAAACTAATAAATATGAGACTGCCACAGCAAATAACTGAGGCCTACCACCACGGTCGATATTTTAAAACATCTTTCTTTTAAGAGGGAAAGTTGGCGATcgatttttacttttttcattgaTGCGGTAAATTATGATTATCTGAAAATTGTGCAAATGGAGTCTCAAGTTTTCAGAACATAACGAGCCTCAAAATTTGAAGACCTACAAAGAGACCTTCAGGTTTTACTCCATAGTCACAAATCTGCGCCCTCACTGGCAAAGATGGACGAAGACTCTCTTTCCTTTTGCTAATGACCAAATTATGTCGCTCTGTACTGTATCCTCCTGTTAGCCCGCTTGTAAAACTTTTATCCCTTCCCGACCAGAGGTAATCCTTTTACACTGTGCAGAAATAATACTACAACAATTTATAGAAGGCCCAAAGACCACCTTCTTTTGTGTCATAACATTGTGTAGGAGATTGCTTCTAGATACccacaaaatcaaaatatttgtaGATTGTTCAACTCCTCACTAACACATAAGCAATGGCTGCCGTTTGCCAAGACCACCATTGTGCTGATtctcttctttatcttttgttcTTCACGGGCGCTTCAAACACTCGACGTTTGGCAGGTCCTTCCAAAACCAGGGATCTTAGTGTGGGTGATCATTTTCTCACATGAAACAACCCCTTTTTGATGGAGAATATGATAAAATTCAAGAACAACACTAGAGGACCACTTCCAGCAGGTCGTCTTCACAACCTGTTGCAATTACAGTAATATTACAGATCAGCTTCCATCTTCAATATTTAAACTATTCTGCTTTAATGAAGTTGGGGTTAGCATCAAATTCCATCTCCCCAACCAATTTGCTCTTTACGTTGCACAAACTGAATACCAATTCTGTCTGTATTTAAGTTAACGGCCCAGGCATTTTGTTATATTAGTTATTTCAAATAACTTTCTGTCAAGTGTCAACAACCGTCAAAAACAGGGGTTCAGTTGTGAGCATCATTTAAGTAAAACTTGAGGGCCTCCATGTTGGCCTTCGAAAGTTGAGGGTCGATGTGTTATAGGCTTGGAAACATGTGCGTCTAtctgttattttttcttatcatttcCTTCTGATGTAATGGGCTGTGAGTCGTGGCGGCtcaccatgttttttttttttttcttctcttttcttttttcaaaatgatgatCGTGAAGCCCAATCGCATCTTATAAAAATAATACCATGGAAGTAGAAGGTTCAAACTTAATGTGTAGTCATGAACTTAACATGACATCTTTTAAATTATCTTCTTGCCATCTGCCCAAGGAGCCATGGACCACTCACCATTGTCCCATATGCTAGCGGAGTTCCCGATGCCCACGACGTACCAGTTGTCCTTCGGCCTTGCGATGGTACCAAGTGGCAGTATGATGGAACGTGCAGGGTTCAGAACTGGTCTATGAAGCGTAAGAGAGAGGACTACGAAGCCTATGAGGCATAAACCACTCATCTTTGTTTCCCACATGCTAACAGAACAGAGCTCATGGTTTCCCATATCTTACAAGCCCACAGTTTTGGTGCATCCGAAGCAGTGTTGTAAAAATCAGTTTCTGAACCAAACTATGAAGTTGCCAATTCGGTGGATCGGCCTATTTTGATTCAGGTAAATcagtaaaaattttagaaaatcatttgaaaaaataaatgaaaattgtaaaattaaacaaaataaaaaataaatataataaaattcTAGTGACAATTTGAATGTAGCGTTTTTGAATCAGCTGATTCGGGCCAATTCTGGTGACGCAGATGATGATTGGCTTGCAACACAACGTAAGGCACAAGACAAGTCACCTCTATCCAGTAGTAACATCAAAGCCCTGCAGCCAGTTAACAGAAAACTAATTTTATCGTCCAGAAATTTCAATGGTTCACCATGATTTCCTAAGAATGAAAAGCTTGCTTCATTCTTTATCAGAATTATTACAGAAGTTTCAGCGAAACAATGTTCTCACAAGTGCTACATGGAAAAGAGTACATGAAAGATACCGTCATATTTTCAACGTCTTAAGTGAAAGGAAGTGTTCCTGGGCTTGCAAAACCAAATCATGGTCATCCCATTCATCACGATAAGTTTCAGGCTGTGCCCGCCTCCTCTTGGAAACCTCAGCATACATCTTCCTTCTCCAATTCTCCACCTTCGGATATCCACATTGTGTTGCAAGCCAATCATCATACTCAAACTACAAGTAGAAAATGGCTTTTGACCAAGTCAGTAGCATGAAAATCAATTCCACGGAACAAGAGATCCTGACATAACTAACAGCCGACACACATTGTTCAACAACAAGAAGTTTGCAGCTTAGCTAGGCACCATTGACAAAGCAATCTCTGTCCAGTGTCTGGCGAGATAAGGAGGGGGGCTTCGGTTTCTATTCCCCTGCATACTAAGTCCTTATTTGTTTCACATAGTTTTCTGTCAAAATAGATCATTCTACCGAACATATCAAAAATTGGTGGCCAAATATAACCAACAACATAAAATGAGAGGCACCCAGCATCAATAAATGATAGTTTTGCTTTGTCAGGGCAAAGGTTAGTCCTACCTCCTATGCAGATTGCATTTTGAGATCAAAATTCTATcccatgaaaattttgtaaagttgaaaaaaaaaaaaaaaggcccaaGAGATGTACAGTTCTAACCTGGTAACCATCCATGTTATGCGTGTATCTTTTAGGATAGCCAGTAGCTTTTAGCTGGGTATAAAAGGCTTCCACGTCATCCATCATCTCTTGTTCAGTTGGCAGTGCAATCCTTCCTGAGAGAATGCCCGCCACCCATTTGCTTTGTAGTTCAAACAATGGAAAAGGAACAACCTGCAATAAGTAGGTGATACTTTTATCAGTTTATGCCTTCCATTATAATCATATCGTTGGTTTTATACTAGGCACCAGAGAAAACCTTCCAGGGTATcccaataaaagaaagagacggTGCTAATGATGGTGGGAAGATGTGCTTATAAAGCGGTCCTACTCGGTTGTCATCCACTGTCACAATAACATTTGTGTCCAGAAATGGGAAATAATATTTATAGctgcaaaaaagaagataaCAGCATGGTCAAAATTATCAAATTTAACAAggccaaaacaacaaaaagcatGCTTCACAAACAAAGATTGATTGTCTACAATGCAAAGACCGAAAGTATGTTCTCAAATATGAAAACCAAGATCAACCAAACTGATATGTCTGTGCTACTGCTGCATTCAAGGAAAATAAAACCTTAAACTTCTACCTTAATCTAGGATTTTCTTTCATGATCTTGCAACTGTTTGCTCAATTGCTTGTTTGTTAGATTACTGTGATCAACTGAGGTCAAGCAGGGCAAGGGAAAATGGACATCTATGAATCACTTTAATCCAGACTATTTCAGCTTCATTCTTAACACATATACTATACCCTGTACAGTGCAGAATGACATCTGCAATTACTGAAGTTCCATCATTGAAGATCACCGTGCCATCTTCAAGGGTGCCTTGAATCTGCAGGGATTCGGCTATATTAGTTTTACCAAATTTATTGCTCGGTGTTGTCACTTACTCTTTCTCCATTATGTTTTTTAACAACTTCTTGACACTACAAAAACAGAAGAACCACAGAAACAATGATTATTACCATAGGATGGAGCCACATATTATTATAGCCTGTTTGACTCTTTGTTGTTTCATCAGATGCAGACCTTGAAGAAACATGGACTTCCTTGGCCACGGGAGCAATATCTCTAGAAATATCAGTAGCACTGGCTGCGCTGCCTATAAGAACCACAACCTGACAACAGGCAGGTAAAAAAAGTGAGAGACAACAGTACTTGGAATCCTACAACGATGATCCAGGCTCCAGACCATCTTAACAAATACCAAGTTGAGGATGGCATCGTGCAGCCTTACTCTCTGTCCACAAAAGAGGAATGGTCTATAAATTTGTGACGTATTCAATGTAAAAACCACATCATTAAGGGATAGATTatagaaaaaaagtgaaaaccgTTAAAAAATGAAGGGTGCGGTAAAACCTGTGCTTATTAGCTGATGTCACAGGCCAGCTGATCCATATAAAAGGACAAGATATACAAACCAATATTAACTGAACTACTTGCATATTTTTTCTGAAATCTTCATACTAATAAAACACAAATAGAAACAAAGTCTAACTGAGTTGATTATTCCTGAACTACACTGCAAGAGCTGGTTCGAAGTAGAGCCTACAAGGATGTCTAGCATTCACAACATAGTTGCTGACAAACCGCCAACAATTATTAGCTGGCATATTGCAAACTGTTAACATACCTTACCTTGGAATGATTCGGGAACACGATAGTTGTGACTGTGAATTTGTTTCCCAGGCCACCTGTCAACACCTGTAAACAGCAAATGCAAACCTCATGGAACAGCAAAATGACCCTAATTCAGCGGAATAGTGCTCGTCTATGCATTAGATACCTCATAATCAACGCATTATTAATACTTCAGTACCAGCCAAAAGCATATCAAAAAATACGGAGAGCTCAAGATGTGAGAACTGCTAGACACGAGATTAAAACTAGAATAGCACTGTCTACAAGAATAGAAGCAAATGCCATCTTAGACATGCCGACCAAATAGGCTTTTTCATCCACAGAAGCGAGTAGTAATATATCACTCTTATCTCAAGCTAAACGAGATTGCAGTGAACAcataatttttgttcctttaggCTTTAACCAACTCTATAAGCACACTGCGAACAACTATGTAGAATCGAAGAACCCATTACAAATACATGACTGAAAACCATTTCATTGCAAGGTACAGTAAACATCGCGAAGTCATCTGTCCATAACCACGCAAACAAAGGAGCACGATCTAGCTGCAAGCATTATTGGACCAACTATTCTTAGTGAAACGACATAATCTTGCAATCAAACAGTAGGCAATAAGAGGAAACGCAGCACTAAAGATGCAATTGTATATCTCTTCCGAGAAAATCTAAAAATATTCATGCCGAATTTCTTCACGATACGAAACGATTATCACGGAAGATTACTCAttttcttaaaagttaaaacaaggAATAACACCAATGGTCACCATCAAAAGAGGTTGCAATAAGGAGGTCACAACTACGCTGCAATTGTATCTTTCCGCAATGGAAACGAAGATGATGCCTCAATTGCATTTTGTCATCAAAATGGATCAAACTTTAGTTTATTAAGGAATTATACCAAAACGAAGATGATAAACAAAGGCATGAAACCGCAGCAACGCGAAACTGGGGAGAGAAAAATAGGACAAAAAGTAAATTACCAGGGATGTCTGCAATCCGGGGTTCCGTGTAATGGCCGTTGCAGACAAGGACGCCATCGAATAGCTCATTCGTATCAAGAGACACATCATCGTCGAAGACCTTCCGTGATTGGACCAGCCACTTTCCGTCGGGCACCCTGCTCACGTGAAAGACATCGGTCTTGAATCGGATACACTTCAAGAGATTGAAGTCCCTAGCAAAGTCGGAGAGGTAGGCGAGTACCTCCTCGTGGCCGGGAAACCGCCGACCGTCCCGGCCAGGCACCTCCTTGAATGGGTAGTCGAAGAACCCCATGACCTCCCTGGGTAGGTTGGTTCGGAGAGAACGGTAGAGGCTGGTTTGAACTACCATGCGTTTGGGATCGACCCCCAGAAGGTCATCGGACTCGACCTCCGGCGTGTAGACCCAGGTGCCGCCGACACTGTCCCCCAGCTCGAAGACCACCACACGGTGGCCCTCCCTCCTCATCTCCCTAGCAGCCACCAGGCCAGCAGCTCCAGCCCCAATCACTGCCACCTCCTTCGCAGCCGTCCTTCTGGGGACGGTCGAGCGGCTTCCGGCGACTGTCAAAGCCGTTCGAGTGGTGGGCATTGCCATCTTCGTTGGAGCAGAAACGTACAAACTTCGGGATCCAATTTCTAGGACCGTGAGACGCCCTCTCTCCCTGGCTCCCTATTTCTGATAATAACAAGAAATACGTATGTGCAACATATAGGTTCAGAATAATCAAACTTACGGGAAAGCTTATGAATTGCGAAATGAAACATCGATTGGGGAGGTCGCATTTGAAAAAACATTTCAGCGTTAAGTCACGAGTTGTTGTGTGCAAGTTGAGACggtaataagaaaaaaaaaaaagttagaatgTAACACAATCACTGTACTTTCTCGTGAAACCAGTGAAGTCCAAGCTCATGCACGCAATAGTTTTGCATAAATGCTCGATTAAAATCTCTATGCAGATGGAAGGAAACAACAATAGGTGAAGACAAGAGCTTTTCTTTGGTATTCGTCTTGGTATAGCTGAAGATAAGAGGTTTCTTCTGCCACAAGCCTAAATCTGCCGAGAGAGTTTTTTGAGGAGGCCAGGAAGAATGGCTTGGAGCTTAGCAGCTTCACACTGAGCAAGAAGGCGGCATGGTAAACATGCACATGCCATGTAATAATCAGGCTTGTAGTCTGATGCCTATGAGGTAAatatttcctccttttcctattatttataaaataatagaagatgaagaaaattacaaaaatatgatcaaagttgatgattttacaaaaacatGCTCAAGGGGACGCTTTGGCTTCATCCGCGTTCAACTGAACATAGACATAGATTAGCCAAAAGGTTACGAAGGTGTTTATCCTTCAAAGATGAAATTGCTGCTGGAGCTTATGGACGTTGATATAGAATTTTTGGATCCACTTTCATTAGTCCccgacaaattttatatttaactCTTAAGATGGCCTCCTCTAATGAGAAAGCATCAAAGCGATGTCCAAATGGCGAAAGATAAAGCGGAAACAGAAAAATTTGCACTAATCTGAAAGAGAATCTATTGTGCTCAATTTCACATCCCCAAACAAAGAAGGATCAATAACAAGTATTATACAAAACAGCATCCAAGAGAAATGGATGCAAAAGACAATACAACTCAACCACACGTCTtcttagaaagaaagagaagcatGGCATAAAACTCTGTTTGCCACACGCCGCACTTTGAAGTGTCTGTATCCATCATTTGCATTCAAAAGGAATAGCTCCCACAAAACTCAGACCACCGACGATCAGGCGGACTTTCACGGACTGCCAATGAGATGTTAATGCTTTCACCAGCTGCCAGTGATGTTGGCTACTACATATACAAATTCTGAACGTAGAAGTTGAGCTGCTGATTAACTTTGGCCGGCATTAGAAAAAAACTGATAAGAAATAGGAAGGTAAGGCGGATAAAACATGATTGAAAAGGGAGGAAAATACTGAACCACCACATAAAGGCCGACAATCGACGGACAAAATGTGAAGAGGGTAAAAAACTTATAGATGAGATCACTtctgtatttttattttaatgttaaACACTTCACATGTTCCCCCACCGTTGAAAAAGTAATCCATTACACAACCGATCAGGAgatgaaaatttgaagaaggAATTTGTTAAATAACCAAAAGTAACgttcctttttaaaaaatttcaagttgcAGAAATTTTAGGTCCCATTACAGGACAGAGAAAAGGTCGCAGAAAACAAAAGTGGCAAAGTGCCAAGATCAAAGGGCTCTCAGATAGTGGAAAATAGGATCGACAAGATTGTGCCTCGTCCAATCATTTTCCATAGTTTATGTGGACGGCCCCACATGATCATTACCTCACCCGACTCATTGGAGCGTGGTGGCCAACATAAATAGTACACCCATGATCTTAAACCAGGACCTCTCTCCTCACATGTTGTGGAGAAGACAAACTGTTGAAGATCCAAAAGATGCACTTTATGCACGGCTAAATCAGTGAGCCCATGACTTCAACGGCTGAGAGAGAGGACGATGCATATGCCAAATTATACTGGTAAGAAAAAGTTTATGCTGCCAAGTAAAAAGACAAgaaacatataattgatcaaCAGACGATTGGCAGGAAGTGCAAAACAAAGATTCAGAGACCACCTTACGGGCCAGGGCATGGAAGCCTTCACTAAAACCAACAGCGTCACCAAGGGCTATTACAGAACTTTGTGGGATCTATTACAGAACTTTGTGGGATACCCACCTCGCTGCTGATGTCAGGAGAATAAAATGGGTAATTTTAACAGTTCCAAAGACAAGCAATTTTACACATTGAAACTTATATCCATAATAGTTGAAGCCTTATTTGCCTCCCGAAACATTTCTACACTACCAGCAGAATGAAAGGAGAAGATGGGGTACAACAGCAGATCCATATGGCTAAACCAACTCAGGCTATAATTGGCTCTCTATCATGAAATGATAATATTAATTAATCTGTGAGCCTTATGAACTAATTTTATTGAAACAAAACCATATAGACTTAGATGCATTTGCTTGCATACAGACGACCAAAATAATCTCACACCAGAGTATCGTTCAGACATACTCAACTAACGAAAGCTGGAATTGATCAAGCAAGATTCAATAAAATGAGTTGACTGCAACAACAAAAATGGCTGCTCTGAATAATTCGAGGCACCACAATTTACAATTACAGATTCATGTTCGCAAAGTAGCCAgtaggaagagaaaaaaaaaggagatgtttctgagaaagaaaataaatgcaaaCAATGTGATGCCTGCAACAAAGAGAATACGTGCGAACAATGCCACAGTAGTCGACCACGGTTCCTCCAATGAAGAATGTATTAGCCTCCACCAACAACTCTTGGATCAATGTGACTCCACAAGTATGTATAATGACTTCCCGTTCAACCTCTCACGACCCTGTACACATATAGCATCCCATTATACGCAAATTATCCAACATATTTGGCATCAAAACTTATTCATTAGAAACACACAATACCGttacagaaaaaataaacttAATTTACTCGAAGATATAAGGCTTAACATTATCCCAAACTTGCACAGTAACAGACACAGATACTGCAACAAAAAGTCACTGCCAACCATAAGAAGCTCAGAACATTAAACAAGGAATATTCCTTGCAAAGAAgatctcaacaaacaaatgcaAATCAACTCTTTCAAACGAGTACTATGTTCATTTGTTGAACATAATCATCAAGAAGTCTTCAAAATATATCCAAAAATTCCCAGTTCAGTGTTTAGCTTCCTCAGGAAGAACCACCAAAGTTTCCTAAACTGGCATAGAAGAGGTAGATACCAAAGTCAACATGATCAGCCAGAGTCCAAAAACAATTTTATGATACTCAAATTAAGGTCAGAACCTCTACAACAAGAAAACATCAGCAATGGAGATCACTTAATGAACATGAGGACCCGTCAAAACACACCAAGTGACCAAACTGACATAACCAAAGATTAAGAAATGCAACCAGAGATATAATCCTATTTTTGGACATCTAACAAAGGAAAACAGCAAAGCTACTAAAAGTGCAACCATTCAGATCAAGCATATCATGTACGCATGCAGAATACATATGATTTACACAAACAAATGAATATTTATGCACATGATGGTCTAAATAAAACTGGAACATAACCAGTTAAGAACAGAACAAATACCTTTAGCTCTGGTAACTCAATTACACAAGCACATTCCAACACCTGTGCACCGACTCGTTCTGCAACAAGAATGGTCCTCAATAGACGGTTAGaatgaaataaaatgcaagACCTACTAAGACATCCAAATGTAAGAGCAAAGCAAAACAATAACTAATCACTGAATCCAGAGTCCAGTGTCAGAATAACATGTAGAAATCATGAATGTCTTGCAAATAAAACAACTATTGAAGTACAGATTTACATCAGTTAAATCAATGTTCATGCCTTCCAATGTCACTAAAACAAGCCAAggagaaacagaaagaaagccGATTAGTcgataaaagaaaatatctcaGAAAAACCAATTGCGACCAAACACTACCCAGTttacagaaagagaaaaagaaaaaacaatttgtaATCATTTCAGAAATTCAAGACAAGGACGGTATAACATTGAACAATAATTTACAGCTGGATTGGCGACAAAAAGAAgcgctggaaaaaaaaaaacacaaacttAGAGTGGacatttttactattttaagATTAGATAAACGTCCACTCAACCAGTGAAGACAGCTCAACCAACAAGAAAGCTTCTAAGCTGATCATTGATAAAAGCGAAGGCCTCCTCAAACAAGTTAGATGCATTTGATAttcaaaaacaataagaaattaCAGAAAATTGTGTAATCATCAAATCACAGGATAATGAAAATCAGCCACACAAATTAACCACATAATCGAACATCGATTgctatgaaaaaaataaaatgcattatCAACTATGTTTAGCCTCGATTTGAAGTTGCCCGATGCAAAGCTCAAAAGTGATGCTGGTTTTCAAGAGGTGGAGACAAAACACACCGAGAAGCTTTATAGCTGCGCATAGAGTGCCTCCTGTTGCAATTAAATCATCTACGACCAATGCAGTCTCACCAGGTTCAACTGCCCCAACATGCATTTCAAGACAATCTGTACCATATTCTAGGACATATTCTTCAGAAATAACTTCACCTGAGGCAAAAAGGAATGAAGTCGGATAAATTAATTCACACAGCCAAATGTTCATCGACGGGTGCATGACCAATAGAGGTCAAACAACGACCAATGCATGCTCGTTAAGCAGGTGATCAGAAAGTAGACGTACTTGCAAAGGAGAAAactatgaaaaacaaaactcaaaattgGAACTGCAATAAAATTGCTTGAACTTGAATAGAGAGGAAATTTACTAAATCAATCACTATGAGCAACAGAAATACCAAAATAATGAGggaaatccaaagaaaaaaaaaagtatacaaGCTAATGTCTAGAAAAACTAATATGGAATATGCACTGATTGCGACTCGCAGTGAAGTTAAGCACACAAGACTTGACACACTCAAACTTACTAAACCATGATAGAAAGCCAGAAAATAAGcatgaaaattaaaactaaCCATCTCCTCCATGTATATTAGTTTGAGATGGCATACCAGGcaattttcttggttttcttaGTGGAACAAACTTCGCACCAATCTCCAGAGCAATCGGTGGTCCAAATATAAATCCTCTAGCCTCAATCCCTGTCCATTCATCAATTATTTCATAACAGAACAAGGAAAAACGGGAAACAAGAGACAGAATCAGTAAACAACTTCTTGAACACCGACCAAAACAAATCGGCACAAACAATAGAGAACCTAAACAAAGCAGAGGAGCAAAAAAAAGTCATGGACAGACATACTTCAGATTATAAGAAGACACCGCAAAAGGTAGTTTACCAAAGTTAATTATCTACCATTTTCACAATTTCTTAAAGTCCACTAATTCTCCTGAGAGAAACCATCCAAAACAAAAGTCTTATATTCTCTGACGGGGTGGAGCACAACGAGATCAAAGACAAGATCATGGGACCACTTAGAAGGACAATGGCTGCATAGAAAGAATCATCATCTTGTGTCAGACACATGCGAACAAAAATTTGGCAGACGCTTTTTCAATCTATACCGATTTCTATACTCCCATTATCTGCAATTTCGATGCACGTAAGACCGCATTTAGAACCGATCTGTTTCCTCCTTTGTGCATCAGCACATGCTCCAGGCTTATCAAATACCAATATTCCTAATCCTAtcttcaaacaaagaaaaatagaaaaggataCTATGCGGGTGTGCGGGTGAGAACAATCTCAAACATTTTTAGGAGATGGGTAGAGATCGAAATGAGGAAGACCAACAGCGGCAGAGCACATGTGGGAATCGGCGAACGGAACCAGGTAAGCAGAATCCAAAACCAAGCCTGCCTTTCTACCATAAGAGCTGGCAG
Protein-coding regions in this window:
- the LOC116253685 gene encoding adenine phosphoribosyltransferase 4-like is translated as MMTEAKQEVNNEKKPEEKVVDDPRLQAISSAIRVVPNFPKPGIMFQDITTLLLQPKAFKDTIDLFVERYKDKNISVVAGIEARGFIFGPPIALEIGAKFVPLRKPRKLPGEVISEEYVLEYGTDCLEMHVGAVEPGETALVVDDLIATGGTLCAAIKLLERVGAQVLECACVIELPELKGRERLNGKSLYILVESH
- the LOC116253684 gene encoding flavin-containing monooxygenase FMO GS-OX-like 5 isoform X2, coding for MAMPTTRTALTVAGSRSTVPRRTAAKEVAVIGAGAAGLVAAREMRREGHRVVVFELGDSVGGTWVYTPEVESDDLLGVDPKRMVVQTSLYRSLRTNLPREVMGFFDYPFKEVPGRDGRRFPGHEEVLAYLSDFARDFNLLKCIRFKTDVFHVSRVPDGKWLVQSRKVFDDDVSLDTNELFDGVLVCNGHYTEPRIADIPGVDRWPGKQIHSHNYRVPESFQGKVVVLIGSAASATDISRDIAPVAKEVHVSSRSASDETTKSQTGYNNMWLHPMIQGTLEDGTVIFNDGTSVIADVILHCTGYKYYFPFLDTNVIVTVDDNRVGPLYKHIFPPSLAPSLSFIGIPWKVVPFPLFELQSKWVAGILSGRIALPTEQEMMDDVEAFYTQLKATGYPKRYTHNMDGYQFEYDDWLATQCGYPKVENWRRKMYAEASKRRRTQPETYRDEWDDHDLVLQAQEHFLSLKTLKI
- the LOC116253684 gene encoding flavin-containing monooxygenase FMO GS-OX-like 5 isoform X1 gives rise to the protein MAMPTTRTALTVAGSRSTVPRRTAAKEVAVIGAGAAGLVAAREMRREGHRVVVFELGDSVGGTWVYTPEVESDDLLGVDPKRMVVQTSLYRSLRTNLPREVMGFFDYPFKEVPGRDGRRFPGHEEVLAYLSDFARDFNLLKCIRFKTDVFHVSRVPDGKWLVQSRKVFDDDVSLDTNELFDGVLVCNGHYTEPRIADIPGVDRWPGKQIHSHNYRVPESFQGKVVVLIGSAASATDISRDIAPVAKEVHVSSRSASDETTKSQTGYNNMWLHPMIQGTLEDGTVIFNDGTSVIADVILHCTGYKYYFPFLDTNVIVTVDDNRVGPLYKHIFPPSLAPSLSFIGIPWKVVPFPLFELQSKWVAGILSGRIALPTEQEMMDDVEAFYTQLKATGYPKRYTHNMDGYQFEYDDWLATQCGYPKVENWRRKMYAEVSKRRRAQPETYRDEWDDHDLVLQAQEHFLSLKTLKI